In a genomic window of Magnolia sinica isolate HGM2019 chromosome 14, MsV1, whole genome shotgun sequence:
- the LOC131224956 gene encoding uncharacterized protein LOC131224956, producing MLLELLKEALPEGEMLPKSFYEMKKIIGELGLKYNKIDACPNDCMLYWKETINEQSCAICGTSRWKMVEHQSDDEGSSFAKDRKIPTKILRHFPLKPRLQRLFMSSKTASSMKWHEVGRTDDGILRHPSDSPAWKTFDHNHPSFSSDGRNVRLGLAADGFNPFRTMSIAHSTWPVILIPYNLPPWMCMKQPNLMLSLLIPGPYGPGNDIDVYMQPLIDELKELWEVGADTYDASSNETFRLRAALLWTINDFPAYANLSGWSTKGRLACPCCNKDTSSKWLIHGRKFCYMGHRRFLEHDHKFRTDSRSFDGTEEFGEALTPLFGSDVLVQLQGINVTFGKKTVGSHGHKRRREDNEEERYNWKKKSIFFDLPYWKHNLLRHNLDVMHIEKNICDNVLATLLNIAGKTKDSVKARLNLQHMAGEAKIARPVQYRWYPIERYLLTLKSYVRNRSRPEGSITEGYLAKECLTFYSRYLHGTETWFNRPIRNDDYGNTVREEQSSIFPLVGRALGKSEDCVLDNVTFVQAHRYVLEHMNVVKRMNRHARPRDIERIHNDTFYKWFSDRVEQLRHERNEQVSEDLRWLARGPSMARRYKGFIVNGFRFHTKDCVKKRKTQHSGVVVTTKTSSFASANDRNPIAGDVTYYGVLTDIIELEYCGQHLSDEPFVFASQAEQVFYVQDLIEKDWHVVVMTKPRDLFEMHGQESADDVDTFLGMSPCDDQCLEDPSDDTVSWERTDVDGTTIVLYLPPTQPMVEEQIDDTELSNPIGDDILYNN from the exons ATGTTACTTGAATTGTTGAAGGAGGCTCTTCCCGAGGGTGAAATGTTGCCAAAGTCTTTCTATGAAATGAAGAAGATTATTGGGGAGTtaggcctcaaatataacaaAATTGATGCATGTCCTAATGATTGTATGTTGTACTGGAAGGAGACTATCAATGAGCAATCATGTGCTATATGTGGTACTTCCAGATGGAAAATGGTTGAACATCAGTCAGATGATGAGGGATCTTCATTTGCAAAGGATCGAAAAATTCCAACTAAGATATTGCGTCATTTTCCCTTAAAACCAAGACTTCAAAGGTTGTTTATGTCATCAAAAACAGCTTCCTCTATGAAATGGCATGAAGTAGGACGCACCGACGATGGAATATTAAGGCATCCTTCTGATTCTCCAGCGTGGAAAACTTTTGACCACAACCACCCAAGCTTTTCTTCGGACGGTCGTAATGTTAGACTTGGGTTAGCAGCTGATGGTTTCAATCCATTCAGGACAATGAGTATTGCTCACAGCACATGGCCTGTTATTCTAATACCATATAACTTACCACCATGGATGTGTATGAAGCAACCTAATCTCATGTTGTCCTTACTTATTCCTGGCCCTTATGGACCCGGTAATGACATTGACGTATATATGCAACCTTTGATAGATGAGTTGAAGGAATTGTGGGAGGTTGGTGCAGACACTTATGATGCCTCAAGCAATGAGACGTTTCGATTACGTGCGGCATTGTTGTGGACTATCAATGACTTCCCTGCATATGCAAACTTGTCTGGATGGAGCACTAAAGGACGTCTCGCTTGTCCTTGTTGTAATAAGGACACTTCGTCTAAATGGTTAATACATGGTCGAAAgttttgttatatgggtcatcgtcGATTTTTAGAACATGATCATAAGTTTAGAACTGATAGCAGATCCTTTGATGGCACGGAAGAATTTGGTGAGGCGCTAACTCCACTATTTGGTTCTGATGTGTTGGTCCAATTGCAGGGAATTAATGTCACCTTTGGGAAGAAGACTGTAGGCAGTCATGGGCATAAGAGAAGACGAGAAGACAATGAGGAAGAAAGAtataactggaaaaagaagagcaTTTTCTTTGATTTGCCGTATTGGAAGCATAATCTATTGCGTCATAATTTGGACGTGATGCATATTGAaaagaatatatgtgacaatgtgctTGCGACGCTGTTGAATATTGCAGGAAAAACAAAGGATAGTGTAAAGGCACGTCTTAACCTACAACATATGG CGGGTGAGGCAAAAATAGCTAGACCGGTACAATATCGATGGTATCCCATTGAGAG ATATCTACTCACATTAAAGTCGTATGTGCGTAATAGAAGTCGGCCCGAGGGATCAATTACGGAAGGGTACTTGGCAAAAGAATGCTTAACATTCTACTCGAGGTACCTGCATGGTACAGAGACATGGTTCAATCGGCCAATACGGAATGATGACTATGGTAACACTGTTAGAGAAGAACAATCCTCTATTTTCCCACTAGTAGGTCGTGCATTAGGGAAGTCTGAGGATTGTGTACTGGATAACGTTACATTTGTACAGGCACATCGATATGTCCT AGAACATATGAATGTTGTTAAGCGGATGAATCGTCACGCACGGCCAAGGGACATAGAACGCATTCATAATGATACATTTTATAAATGGTTTAGTGATCGT GTTGAACAGTTGCGCCATGAAAGGAATGAGCAGGTTTCAGAAGACCTTAGATGGCTAGCTCGGGGTCCTAGTATGGCAAGAAGATATAAAGGTTTTATTGTAAACGGCTTCAGATTTCACACCAAAGATtgtgtgaaaaaaagaaaaactcaacatAGTGGAGTTGTTGTGACTACAAAGACATCAAGTTTCGCAAGTGCCAATGATAGAAATCCCATTGCAGGAGATGTAACATACTATGGTGTATTGACGGACATCATAGAACTGGAATATTGTG GTCAACATTTGTCTGATGAACCATTTGTGTTTGCATCTCAAGCTGAGCAGGTGTTTTACGTACAAGACCTCATCGAGAAGGATTGGCATGTTGTAGTGATGACGAAACCTAGAGACTTATTTGAGATGCATGGGCAAGAGTCTGCAGATGATGTTGATACATTCTTAGGCATGTCGCCCTGCGATGATCAATGTTTGGAGGACCCGAGTGATGACACTGTTAGCTGGGAAAGGACAGATGTCGATGGTACAACAATTGTCTTATATTTACCACCCACCCAGCCGATGGTAGAAGAACAAATAGATGATACTGAGTTATCTAATCCCATTGGAGACGACATTTTGTACAATAATTGA
- the LOC131225238 gene encoding uncharacterized protein LOC131225238 isoform X1, which yields MKRARSKRTTRLPISLMTGGINQPQLPETDVGPSQPQLPQPIVGPSQHQPSSATSGPVQPLLPESTAGPSHPQLPLPTAGLSQSLPQDPHQTVDSLDDTSSDLLFTKRRSRGPTRCHQVWNMREGQRIFITTNNLGQPVNENASKLTNFFGTIARNGDYAPLTYSNWRVVPNEKKDDMYELVMSKFQFDKEIKSWVLMSIEKKWRDWKCELKKFHYSPHDNDEARLADLNERVQMDQWKALIEFWNSEEGKDRNKINTENRRKQRISHTAGTKSFARIREEERNKRANGEDLTRVDMFLLTHRRKNGMPVDEALARAMEQLNERTSQQPEASHNSTARKDIFSEVMGDERHGRVRTYGLGPSPSDIWGTTSHSVLSQGMTSNAQKIVNNMRNCMLKYLH from the exons ATGAAACGTGCTCGTTCTAAACGCACGACTAGGCTACCGATAAGCCTTATGACTGGTGGCATCAATCAGCCTCAGCTACCCGAGACTGATGTGGGTCCCTCTCAGCCTCAGTTGCCCCAGCCTATAGTGGGTCCCTCCCAGCATCAGCCTTCCTCGGCTACATCGGGTCCAGTCCAGCCTCTGTTGCCGGAGTCTACAGCGGGTCCTTCTCATCCCCAGCTTCCCCTGCCTACGGCGGGTCTCTCCCAGAGTTTGCCTCAGGATCCACACCAGACAGTTGATTCATTAGACGATACTTCTAGTG ATTTGTTGTTCACGAAGAGAAGGAGTCGAGGCCCCACACGATGCCATCAAGTTTGGAACATGCGTGAAGGGCAACGCATTTTTATTACCACCAACAATCTAGGGCAACCTGTTAATGAAAATGCTAGCAAGCTGACAAACTTTTTCGGGACAATAGCACGTAATGGGGATTACGCACCCCTTACATATTCTAATTGGAGGGTAGTGCCAAACGAGAAGAAGGATGATATGTACGAACTTGTCATG TCCAAGTTTCAGTTTGACAAAGAGATTAAATCTTGGGTGTTGATGTCGATTGAAAAAAAATGGAGGGATTGGAAGTGCGAACTGAAGAAATTTCACTACTCGCCTCATGATAATGATGAGGCGCGGCTAGCAGACCTCAATGAGCGTGTCCAAATGGATCAGTGGAAGGCCCTCATTGAGTTTTGGAACTCTGAAGAGGGAAAG GACCGTAATAAGATAAATACGGAAAATCGGAGAAAACAACGCATTAGCCACACTGCAGGCACGAAGAGCTTTGCGCGAATACGTGAAGAAGAG AGAAACAAGAGGGCCAATGGGGAGGATTTGACCCGAGTAGATATGTTCTTGTTGACACATAGACGCAAGAATGGGATGCCTGTGGATGAGGCCTTAGCAAGAGcaatg GAACAATTAAATGAACGAACTTCGCAGCAGCCAGAGGCTTCACATAATAGCACTGCGAGGAAAGATATATTCTCAGAAGTCATGGGTGACGAACGACATGGCCGTGTCCGCACTTATGGGTTAGGTCCCTCTCCTTCTGATATATGGGGCACAACATCCCACAGTGTCCTGTCCCAAGGGATGACCTCCAATGCTCAGAAGATAGTGAACAATA
- the LOC131225238 gene encoding uncharacterized protein LOC131225238 isoform X2 — protein sequence MKRARSKRTTRLPISLMTGGINQPQLPETDVGPSQPQLPQPIVGPSQHQPSSATSGPVQPLLPESTAGPSHPQLPLPTAGLSQSLPQDPHQTVDSLDDTSSDLLFTKRRSRGPTRCHQVWNMREGQRIFITTNNLGQPVNENASKLTNFFGTIARNGDYAPLTYSNWRVVPNEKKDDMYELVMSKFQFDKEIKSWVLMSIEKKWRDWKCELKKFHYSPHDNDEARLADLNERVQMDQWKALIEFWNSEEGKDRNKINTENRRKQRISHTAGTKSFARIREEEEQLNERTSQQPEASHNSTARKDIFSEVMGDERHGRVRTYGLGPSPSDIWGTTSHSVLSQGMTSNAQKIVNNMRNCMLKYLH from the exons ATGAAACGTGCTCGTTCTAAACGCACGACTAGGCTACCGATAAGCCTTATGACTGGTGGCATCAATCAGCCTCAGCTACCCGAGACTGATGTGGGTCCCTCTCAGCCTCAGTTGCCCCAGCCTATAGTGGGTCCCTCCCAGCATCAGCCTTCCTCGGCTACATCGGGTCCAGTCCAGCCTCTGTTGCCGGAGTCTACAGCGGGTCCTTCTCATCCCCAGCTTCCCCTGCCTACGGCGGGTCTCTCCCAGAGTTTGCCTCAGGATCCACACCAGACAGTTGATTCATTAGACGATACTTCTAGTG ATTTGTTGTTCACGAAGAGAAGGAGTCGAGGCCCCACACGATGCCATCAAGTTTGGAACATGCGTGAAGGGCAACGCATTTTTATTACCACCAACAATCTAGGGCAACCTGTTAATGAAAATGCTAGCAAGCTGACAAACTTTTTCGGGACAATAGCACGTAATGGGGATTACGCACCCCTTACATATTCTAATTGGAGGGTAGTGCCAAACGAGAAGAAGGATGATATGTACGAACTTGTCATG TCCAAGTTTCAGTTTGACAAAGAGATTAAATCTTGGGTGTTGATGTCGATTGAAAAAAAATGGAGGGATTGGAAGTGCGAACTGAAGAAATTTCACTACTCGCCTCATGATAATGATGAGGCGCGGCTAGCAGACCTCAATGAGCGTGTCCAAATGGATCAGTGGAAGGCCCTCATTGAGTTTTGGAACTCTGAAGAGGGAAAG GACCGTAATAAGATAAATACGGAAAATCGGAGAAAACAACGCATTAGCCACACTGCAGGCACGAAGAGCTTTGCGCGAATACGTGAAGAAGAG GAACAATTAAATGAACGAACTTCGCAGCAGCCAGAGGCTTCACATAATAGCACTGCGAGGAAAGATATATTCTCAGAAGTCATGGGTGACGAACGACATGGCCGTGTCCGCACTTATGGGTTAGGTCCCTCTCCTTCTGATATATGGGGCACAACATCCCACAGTGTCCTGTCCCAAGGGATGACCTCCAATGCTCAGAAGATAGTGAACAATA